Proteins from a genomic interval of Chitinophagales bacterium:
- a CDS encoding aerobic carbon-monoxide dehydrogenase large subunit, with the protein MIKCKTSKAISGMGHSMKRKEDARFLQGKGNYVDDIKLPGMLHMDIVRSPYAYAKIKSIDATAALAIPGVIAVVTGKDLEKYGLHWMPTLMSDTQMVLPTDTVMYQAQEVAAVIATDRYTARDGKEAVVVEYEPMKPLMDAKKALDADAPVLRTDKEGKTNNHIWHWEAGDKEATEKVFNEAEVVVKQDMYIPRIHVASIETCGCVANYSKVNNHLTMYMTTQAPHAIRTVIALVAGHVGLTEEKIRVISPDIGGGFGGKVPVYPGYVIAIAVSFLTGAPIKWIEDRTENLQADSFARDYHINVEMAGTKEGKILATRFKVLADHGYTDASANPSKFPTGLFSIGTGSYDYDTAYMEADAVYTNKPPGGVAYRCSFRVTEAVHAIERITDRFALEVGIDPADLRMKNFIKKEDFPWKSPTGWEYDSGDYHAGLELAMKTVDYWKLREEQKEKKAEGKLMGIGISTFTEIVGAGPSKDFDILGIKMFDSAEIRVHPTGKAIARFGTKSQGQGHETTYAQIIAEELGIPAENIQIEEGDTDTAPYGLGTYASRSTPTAGAAAAMAARKLRAKAKKIAAYLLEVSEDDLEWEPGKFFVKGAPEKVKTIQEIVFASYTNHPQGMEAGFEATHYYDPPNLTFPSGAYICVVDIDPETAEIKVRRFVAIDDCGNIINPMIVQGQVHGGLTQGIAPAMYEELIYDDAGNILNGTLMDYLVPTAVESPSWETGHTVTPSPHHPIGAKGVGESPTVGAPPAIANAIVDALSHLGVRHLDIPITPYKVWKVLQELKK; encoded by the coding sequence ATGATAAAATGTAAAACATCCAAAGCCATTAGCGGAATGGGCCATTCGATGAAGCGAAAAGAAGATGCTCGATTTCTGCAAGGCAAAGGAAACTATGTAGATGATATAAAACTACCAGGTATGTTGCACATGGACATCGTGAGAAGTCCGTATGCTTATGCCAAAATCAAAAGCATTGACGCTACGGCTGCGCTCGCAATTCCTGGAGTCATTGCAGTAGTGACAGGCAAAGATTTAGAGAAGTACGGTTTGCATTGGATGCCTACCCTGATGTCTGATACCCAAATGGTTTTGCCCACTGATACGGTCATGTACCAAGCACAAGAAGTTGCGGCAGTCATTGCGACCGATCGCTATACGGCAAGAGACGGAAAAGAAGCGGTTGTGGTAGAATACGAACCCATGAAACCCCTCATGGATGCCAAAAAAGCACTGGATGCAGATGCGCCTGTTTTGCGGACAGATAAAGAAGGTAAAACCAACAACCATATTTGGCATTGGGAAGCAGGTGACAAAGAAGCTACCGAAAAAGTCTTCAATGAGGCGGAAGTTGTTGTCAAACAGGATATGTATATTCCCCGAATCCATGTAGCCTCTATCGAAACTTGCGGCTGTGTGGCCAATTACAGCAAGGTGAATAACCACCTAACCATGTACATGACCACACAAGCACCACACGCTATTCGCACAGTGATTGCCTTGGTAGCAGGTCATGTGGGCTTAACCGAAGAAAAAATACGGGTCATTTCTCCAGACATTGGAGGCGGTTTTGGGGGCAAAGTCCCAGTCTATCCTGGGTATGTGATAGCGATTGCAGTTTCGTTTTTGACAGGTGCGCCTATCAAATGGATTGAAGACCGTACCGAAAACCTTCAAGCAGATTCTTTTGCCAGAGATTACCACATCAATGTTGAAATGGCGGGTACAAAAGAAGGCAAAATTTTGGCAACTCGCTTCAAAGTCTTAGCTGACCACGGTTATACAGACGCTTCTGCCAATCCTTCAAAATTCCCCACGGGCTTGTTCTCAATCGGTACAGGTTCTTACGATTACGATACCGCCTACATGGAAGCCGATGCGGTTTACACCAACAAACCTCCTGGGGGCGTTGCGTATCGCTGCTCGTTTCGAGTCACCGAAGCTGTTCACGCCATTGAACGCATCACCGACCGTTTTGCCCTTGAAGTAGGTATTGACCCTGCTGATTTACGAATGAAAAACTTTATCAAAAAAGAGGATTTTCCGTGGAAGTCGCCCACAGGTTGGGAATACGACAGCGGAGATTACCATGCAGGATTGGAGTTGGCAATGAAAACAGTAGATTATTGGAAACTTCGAGAAGAACAAAAAGAGAAAAAAGCAGAAGGAAAATTGATGGGAATAGGTATTTCGACCTTCACCGAAATTGTAGGCGCAGGCCCTTCAAAAGACTTTGACATCTTGGGTATCAAAATGTTTGACAGTGCCGAAATCCGAGTGCATCCAACAGGCAAAGCCATTGCTCGATTTGGTACAAAATCGCAAGGACAAGGTCACGAAACGACTTACGCTCAAATCATTGCAGAAGAGTTGGGAATTCCTGCCGAAAACATTCAAATTGAAGAAGGTGACACCGATACGGCTCCTTATGGTTTGGGAACGTATGCAAGTAGAAGTACGCCAACCGCTGGTGCTGCTGCTGCAATGGCTGCCCGAAAATTGAGAGCCAAAGCCAAGAAAATTGCAGCTTACCTATTGGAGGTCAGCGAAGACGATTTGGAGTGGGAACCTGGCAAATTCTTTGTGAAAGGCGCACCCGAAAAGGTGAAAACCATTCAAGAAATTGTATTTGCGTCCTATACCAATCACCCGCAAGGAATGGAAGCTGGTTTTGAAGCAACACACTATTACGACCCTCCAAACCTGACTTTCCCAAGTGGAGCGTATATTTGTGTGGTCGACATTGACCCCGAAACTGCCGAAATCAAAGTCCGTCGTTTTGTGGCGATTGACGATTGCGGAAACATCATCAACCCAATGATTGTGCAAGGTCAAGTACATGGCGGTTTGACACAAGGTATTGCCCCTGCAATGTATGAAGAATTGATTTACGACGATGCGGGCAACATCTTGAATGGTACACTGATGGATTATTTGGTGCCAACTGCTGTTGAGTCACCCAGTTGGGAAACAGGTCATACGGTTACACCTTCGCCTCATCACCCAATTGGTGCAAAAGGTGTGGGGGAATCACCCACTGTTGGTGCGCCTCCTGCCATCGCAAACGCTATTGTAGATGCACTTTCACATCTCGGTGTGCGACATTTGGACATTCCAATTACGCCTTACAAGGTTTGGAAAGTACTACAAGAATTGAAGAAATAA
- a CDS encoding (2Fe-2S)-binding protein, translated as MAREITVTINGTQHTLEVENRLLLVHLIREKINLTGTHIGCDTSSCGACTILLNGKSVKSCTILAVQADGKEIMTVEGLAAPGEMHPLQEGFKENHGLHCGFCTPGMLMRSVELLQHNPNPTEEEIRWGISGNLCRCTGYNNIVKSIQYASAKMRGEELPSTEPEFVS; from the coding sequence ATGGCAAGAGAAATAACAGTTACCATCAATGGTACACAACATACCCTTGAAGTAGAAAATCGCTTATTGCTGGTGCATCTCATACGAGAAAAAATAAACTTAACAGGTACACACATAGGTTGCGATACAAGCAGTTGTGGAGCTTGCACCATATTATTGAACGGCAAATCCGTTAAATCCTGCACCATTTTAGCGGTTCAGGCAGATGGCAAAGAAATCATGACCGTTGAAGGATTGGCTGCTCCTGGCGAAATGCATCCACTTCAAGAGGGCTTCAAAGAAAACCACGGTTTGCATTGTGGTTTTTGCACTCCAGGTATGTTGATGCGTTCAGTAGAACTCCTTCAACACAATCCCAATCCCACAGAGGAAGAAATCCGCTGGGGCATTTCTGGCAATCTGTGTCGATGCACAGGCTACAACAATATCGTGAAATCTATCCAATATGCCAGTGCAAAAATGCGAGGAGAAGAACTGCCTTCAACAGAGCCTGAATTTGTTTCCTAA